The sequence GTTTATATAGTtgttaaatgtatgtttaagtcataatattcattttacatttatccCATCAACTTGATAAATACCTCCAAGAAAAGCCCTAACGGTTCATATTTTTTATGTTGCACACCTAATACCGGACAATTGCTTTAGACTTGGACATTGCCTCTTCACTTGAAAGCTAACATTTAATTGGTACAAAAGATTACAGCATGATCTGTTTTTCTGTACACAGGAAATTGAGTAAATAACTAGGTGTAAGAAAGCTGACTTAGCTAAATGCactttttataataatatacCCTAGCATTTGAACAGAAGTATATTTAAGTTTAAGTAAACATGTTAAAACCATTTGCTCATTAAAAAAATGATGGAAGTGCTGACACCTTATGAAACCAGTAAAAgatgattggctgctattaaaatacaGCTTGATTTAAATTGCTTCAGTTTCCTCAGTCTTCACATCTCATGTACGCCTCAAACTGTAGTTGGCTGCAAGGTAAGAAATCTATTTACACATTTGctgcatatgtatgtataattaacTTTGTGAATCCaccatatgataaaaaaaatagagaatgcaatatatatatatatatatatatatatatatatatatatatatatatatatatatataggtataggtCAGTAAAAACAAGGAGGGTAGATTTAAACTATATTGTAATGTTATTCTTATCTCTGGGCTTTTCATTGTCTTGTAGATTAATTGAATCTCTATAATCAAATATGTTTAGATACATCTGATCAGCAGCAAAGTGCccttggaaaatatttaaaaagtttgGCAACTATACAAACATACTCTAACTCAAAGGCTGAAACATACTGCAACTGCTATCATacatactaaaaaaaaagtatataaaactaATTAACAAGGAAAATATCCACACATTACTACTTAGCAAATAAAACAAGTCAAATATGCACAGCTGTATTCAGTGCTATTCAGTGATGTTCAATCAAAAGAGTGTAGGGCCAGGAAAGACGCACTGTATAACCTGTCCCACAGGGGAAAAAGTAGTACATACAATAAGTATGACAGAAGGAGCAGCATCAACTATAGATAAAGCTCTCCCACACACACTGTAACATTATCCAGAGAAAATGCAGTTAGTCTCCTGAACACTAAATTGTCTGCCATTGTCCCTTAAACCTCTATTATATCCTGAGCAGAGCTGCATTCCCCCACAAAAACATCACATGCCTAGGAAAATGTGCGTGTCTGCAAACTATCTTCACTGAGCTCTACTCTGACAACACCAGGCCTTACCCTGCTCACTCTATCTACCTCACATGGTCTACTTTATCTATGCATTACATGTCATCATAAATATACCTCATACACGTACCTCACACATGTACCTCACATTGTCTACTTTATCTATGTACTACACGTCTTCATAAACATACATCATACATGTACCTCACATTGTCTACTTTATATGTGTCCTACACGTCATCATAAATGTACCTCATATGTATCTCACTTCGTCTACTTTATCTGTATACTGCACATCATCATAAATGTACCTCATACATGTGCCACACTTTGTTTACTTTCTCTGTGTATTACACGTCATCATAAATGTACTTCATACATGTACCTCACAACATGTCACCAAACAAAATTGGGACAATGTCCCCATATTCAGGTCACACTTAAACCTCCAAATCATGCCTCAATCTGTCCTTATGTGTCAAGGCCACAACCCTAAATGTGTAAGCTTCAATCCTCTCTATCCTCAAACCTTTGGGACTGTGTACAGGTAtgaatatatatcttatatactCTTGTATCAAAGGTTGATGGAAAACATTAGAACTGTAATTTTAACTATAAGTTTACTTTCATGTATTAACAGAAACCACAGcctgaaaaaaatcaaaatgacTGCAAAATATGCACACAATAGTGCACATGTTACATAATGTCGCCTCACACTTATTATTACACTTTGAAACAATGAAATCACAGCAACATACAGTACATAAGGAcagacaaacacaaacacaccttAATATATAGTTCTATAGACATAGAATTATATACAAGTAAAGAAAGTAGACACAAACAATTGtacaccatagttgcctactctcccagaatatccgggaTACTCCTGGATTTGGGGTGGGTCTCCCAGGCATGTATggaaatctcccgcatctgcccactccctagtgaagtgagcaTAATTAGGTCTAAAAATGGCGCAATTCTccgggaattgcggcatttggccccgcctacCGCTGTAAAAttacgcgtttgcgtcattatgtcacaggggtggggccaaaatgatgcaattttcgGATTCccgccccccacacgcccacctccccccggcagctcccggacgccaactacaagaagttggcaagtatgatgttaaaTGGTCTGACAGTGGAACCCATACACACctgcatttttgcttgcattctTCTTTTCCAGGATGCCTATGTTGTTTGCATTTCACATGCAGATCCTTTGGCATTTGAACTCTCATTTATATATTCAAATCAAACGCCGGTGGGTACCTAGCCCTGTGCCATTGAGCTGTGTACACATTGATGCCATTATCGTGCagatccagtggcggatccagggggggggggctatcggGGCGATCGctccccctagcagacacttgctgccgacggctgctcagtatgtgcaggtccgtccagccgtgacaggcagggacagtgtgctgcccggctgctctgattgtgaaacacaatcagaacagccgggcagcacactgtccctgcctgtcacggctggacggacctgcacatagtgtgcagccgtcggcagcctaagattttagaaaggggcggggcctaaatcgccccgagtacagtagttttctagatccgcccctgtacaGATCACATGAAAAACGACTGTTTTGTCTGATAGTGCaggagtgtgtacactcccaagatcatgttttatcataccaaaatatattgcatcctaaaaatcactatcaacgatggaacgatgtcgggcaaatgtggaagtgtgtacacactcacaaacagcagtgtaggcagatctctatagagtgtagagtcaagatcttttcagcaggtcgttattacagatgaagatcacagatctgaaggtaaattgtgtaggtgtgtacacatcaaTCTGCATGCTCATCCGGACTTTCATTCGTTCATAAAATCGTTACAGTAATCGCATCTGAAGCAAAATGTAATAGTGTATACCTAGCTTAACTTTCATCACCGGACTtagtttttaatattattaatacttaCAACTGGAAAATGCATAAATGGGAGGAAGAACAGAGATTCTCTTGCACAGAAAAcattaacaattaaaaaataggCTTCCTTCCACACTTCCCCTAAAGAAGCATTGTTCTTGCACATCATTTCTTGCAAAAACATGTTCAGAAAATTTGCCTTTTTGGTGACTTTAAATTTGGTTTAGGCATCATATCAAAAATATTTGACATCCCACATTGGAACTGAAGCAGAGTCTGGTGCAGTGAGCGTATTTCTGCACCTTACTCACATGTGTCTAACACATTTTTTGCGAGTGCTTTCAACATGAACCAATGCCTTTCCTATGCACTaggtgaaaaaaaacagtttaccaCACTCTTCTGTcattaagtaataataataataataataataataataataaatatgaacatGTATTTGATTGTTTTGAGTgtcatattactatatattaataAGTAACTAGAGAAAATAGAGGAAAATGGGGTGTGCTTCAAAAATgtaactgaaataaaaatattaatcttTGATTTACATTGCTTTCAGTATGTAAAACTACAATTGAAGTGTATCAGATGTGCGCTTAGATATGCAAACAACAGCTCTACATGAAAACTCTTTATACACCTGTCTAATCAGGCAGAACATTTTATGCTGTTTTCATATCTGAAAGCTCTATGGTGCCTTGTAAAAAAAGGCGATATTTCCTAGTTTGCCTGGGCATCTCCCGTTGAATTAATCCTAGTAATCCTATGCCTTTTTTCACAGGAGTCACATACATGACTAGAATTCTGTGTTATCACATTAGTACTCATTTACTAATAATTAGGTGCAACATTTGCATCACACAACAGCAAACAATCGGATACTTACTTTCACTGTTTAATTTGCTGGCTGCTGTGTTTAAGTGCAAATTTAGCACCTAAATGTATTGTAATGAAATGAACCATACTGTTTATTTACTGTCACACTACATTTGCCCATCAGCATATGCATTGAATGTTGATTGTTCTTTCTGCTTCTGCAGCAATATTCACACTGTAGTATTAATGTGTTATCACATTATGCTCCTGTTGGCTGGCAGAAGGGGATATGCAGTTTGGTATTATAGCATTGGAACACACAGCAGAAAACAGTGTTGCACGTGCCCGTGAGCGATAACTGTTTATATATCGCCTCAACACGTTGCTTTCTCCAACATACTTCACCACCCACTCTATCCCACATGCCTGCCTCAAGGACAGCCACACAAATGGCACTTGTTAAAAATGACACATGGAGAGTTGTACAGGTGTTTCCTGAAGACTGGATATAAACTAaaacaaatgtcttttttttatgctttttaaactattttattgcACATTAGTTGATGACTAACATGCCAGCATTTCAAGGCAAACAAGATATTTAAGAATGTGATTGTAAAACAGTATAGGGGTCTAATTATCAATTggcaatcagaagtggctagttagtgctggcgactgtcatcatcatcagtgtgtctCCCTAAATGCTCCATTTTTCAATACCCAGCAGCTCATTTTAACAATCTCATCCCATAAAATAAAATCTCTTAGCAAACTCTGCACTTCCAGATATGCCGCAATCTTGTCTGGCAAAACCAGAGACTGAACGAATAAAAAATGGTGCATTCGTGCAAAAGTAGGAGCGTGACATCACAAAACTGCATTTGCGTTGAGCACTTTCGTAAATTCTCCCAATGGGTTTTACTTGCTGTGAGAAAATTATTCTTGTCAATTCTTTGGAAACAGATAAACAATTGCTATTTCACTGATGCATATATGTAAAGATTGAGTCATTCTTTTAATAGGCTTCAGCTAGGAAAATAACTGACAAACAATAGTGACAGAGGTCATGTGATGGATAGTTGgttgcaatttacactgaaattgtaagTCTAAATCACATCTTGTAATTTACACATGATTTCAAGCTGCGTGGATCTTTAGATCCTTGCGACTCACACctatttatctgccttatgggccggtgtgcatgatatacctaagtgtatcagtcacagcggccctgtaaagcagattaaaccattaattatttaaataatgtttaaaaaaaaaaagtgcttctcccccaaacagcacaagtcTTGGTAAAGCTGCTTGGGATGGGgtgcacacatttttttaaaatttgtattattttttttacttcttcttTTAACACATCAAGGTCTGTTACACCAACAGAAAGCACCAGCAAAAGattacgtctcctagagacctatctacggctgctttcaactcagcatagcatgtaaagagcatgaacacgtctttacattgctaggctcacccactaacttccctgttccacctctctaagcacagAGAAGTGCAAGAGGGAGATCTGTCATAGTCGGAGCGCAAACTGAGATGGATCTTTGGCTAAAAGTGCTATATGCAGTGATGAGTTGGACTTGTGtccaagggtaaatgtatcaaggtccgatttttcagcgatttaaaatcgcggcaaatcacgggtcgattttagtccccaagtcactagatgtattaagctgcgatttttactcttaTCTTagaaatcactggtcatctctggcaagttgctgcgatgtcaaacactcctgtgtttaacTAACTCTCCTGTCtttcctagctgcgagattagtaaacacatcactgttacactgccctcgccctgtcttctcccctcccgaccactattaaccctagtgctgccagcctactgctggttgcgtgaaagtCAGgggaaaatttgcgtggggtttccccccgattttcacatcaGGGGAGGGACCccatagctagagtggcaaacagtcgggactttgatctatagcgattttggaaatagcgattttgacagaaacacatctctggcgattttacatgaaatctcaggttcatgcatcagcgagtttcaactctcccgagaaaatcgctggattttcaaaatcggagcttgatgcATCTACCCCCAAATCTTCCACAGGCCCATAAAGTGTGCAATAGttcatagtttagtaaataatgaaatattgtaataaatgtatctggaaagGTAACTTTGGCCTTTGATAAAACAGTAAAGTTATTCTGTAAAATAAATTTCATCTTATCTGTTTTATACTTACAGGTGTAAAGATACCACCACGTGACATTATGAAGTCTTGGATTATGCTCACTTCACTCCTAGGAGCTGCTTTCTGTCTACCAGTGAGTTTATCAATCTATAGACACTGAATAAGAGATATATTCCTCGGTTATCAGTAACTACAAATACAGTTAGTTAAAAATGTAGCTTAGTTTATGTGATCCTTTAAATATATAAGCCAAAATTGGAAAAGTTATTTTTAACATGCACAAAGATACACGTAACATGTATGTAAACGTTTCTCTAACCATGAATTTGGGACACACAAGGTTATTATGTCAGGCAATTTGTGAATTTTCCTGTTTAGACCCAAAATGCCTTTAAAAGATTAGCTTTTGATAATTTATGACAGAAAATCAAGCTGGCCAACGACCACCATCCACATGTGTGCAATCATCAGCCACCCAGGCTAATTGGGCCTAAGGTGATCCACTGAGCAACTGGATCTGTCCAAATATTGGTTTGTTCAATCAGACACACATCTGGTCCATGGGCAGCTTTCCAGAGCTTGCAACAACATCCACTTTATATATTATGTCATTTTAGCGCTTTATGTCAtttgtacatacttgccaactctcccggaatgtccgggaggctcccggactgccgggagagcaggcaagtatcctgcatacgGGAACTtggctgtcaaaatgacgcgattcgcgttGAAACGCGTCATTTGCCTCCGCAGCAAAAACTGAATTTTGTCGTGGGGaaaagggccaaaatgacgcgattcatcatgccccgcccctcccaccctccaaccatgcccccttgcccgggatctcccggaattaagttttaaaaggttggcaagtatgcatttgtAGCTCTGTAtaatgaccacacctcccaacatttgaagAGCAAAAATCAGAGCAAAATAAGCAAGAATTTGCACAAACAATTGCCCCACCAAATAAAGGTCTATTGGGATGTATGTAGTAACAAAAATTATCTGtatccaggcgcgggctggcacagttcagcccgggggggcgcacaggcggccgcatcgcctgtcatgtgatgcgaccgcctgtgcgcttacgcggccgcatcgcttgcATCAACGGTTGGGGGGggcgaacaggggtcagactgagcgacgccccctgggccagcccgcccctgtctgtATCGGTTGCATTATTAAGTctactaaaaaaatattattattattgttattactgcAATGTCTATGACAATGATTATAACTGACTTGTAGAAGAATTGCCTTACATGAGTTAATGGAATAAATGATAAGGAAACCCAAAATGAGGAATAGATTATAGAAGCGGGTGCAGAAAATTGCAATGATGATTATAACAAAGATTTTTCAAAAGTTTTTCCTCAAAATTACAGCAACCATTTGCTACTCATTGTGTATCAGGTTTCTCACTGGAAAAATATATTAAGTTAAGGTTCATATATTTCTACTTAGTAAATCAAGTCAAATACCTTAGAtaagcttttgttttttttacatggggGAGACAGGATTACATATTACATTGgatgtatataaaatacagcaCTCCCTCTTTATACCGCCTTCTTAGAAAACAGGCCAAAGTGGGGATTATGGAAAGGATAGGATTGCAATATGGGTGATCTATAATTTAATTgatatactgtattttaataCACATTTGTTCATGTATTCCCAGAAGCATCTCAGATTCAAAGAACACTTATACTGGATTCAAATGAACAATTGCAGGCATAAACATTGTATGCAGTTACTGACAGAAGCATTCTCTATGCTatacacattatttattttaggCCACTTATAGTCCAAAAATAATGTAAGCAGAGGGATGTGTATCAATATTGTTTCTGACAAGCTTTTGCTTAGCTTTCCTTTGTGTTAATGTCAACATTGTCCACAGCATTATAAGCACGAACACTTGGTAAAATATAATGTTCTATGGGAGCGGCCATTTTGTGAGCCAAGCCAATATTAAGGGTAATATCAATGCACTAGGAACTAGTAACATGAGTGAGGCATGAACCACTAGATCCTATCAAATTCATagactgaatattggttcagtctacaaaatggctacctccactgttGGGGACAGCTACAATTGGATAAATTACTCTCTTTGATATGATAACTACCTGCACAAAAACATTGTGGTAGTGAATTttgcaatataaatgtaaatttaatttgTGTGGGCTACATGACATAGAATACTGTAGATATTTGTAGTGACCTGACAATACTTTAACTGAGTAGTACAATAATAATTTCTGTTGTTGAGTTGCAGAAACTGCCGAGGTTGTTAAGGACTGGTCCTTGACTACGTCTTGAGCACTCCGCATGTAATGCTTTCATAGTGGGAGTTTCTTGGGGGACCCCTCCCTATTTGCTATCAGTGCGGGGGACAGAATTAATTTAGTCCACTTAGGACAACCCTTTTAGTATTTTGCAACATATGAACAGAAATTCTAGGGACACTATTCTTCTGGGCAAGTGCATTTGAAAGCATTATATATGGAGTGCTCAAGAGTGGACAACCTCTTATGTGTTATCATCTTGACAAGTGGAGTATTGTTTTGTGTTAAGCTTGAGTGATCAACTTCTGCTGTACAATGATTGCATGTTCAATAGCAAGATGCTCTAGGATGGTATTGGCAGTTATAGGAGCATTTATGAGTGTCCCAGGCTTTTTCCATATTACTAATGTGAAATCTACATGTTTCAATTTGCAGCTTCCTCCACATCCTCAGCATCCGGGATATGTCAACTTAAGTTATGAGGTAGTAAAATAAGGATTTCTTTCTTATTCTGTATTCTTCTGTATGCATAATTCAGACATAGCTCATAACTAACTAAACAATGTGACCATCAAATGCTTTATACATGACTAAGCTTGCAATAGCAATAACACAAATGTATTTTGAGCTAAATTGTAGCATTTAAAGTAAACACAATTCTTTGAAAAGTTAAAatcaaaacaacaaaataacaaGTGAATGTAAACAATACAGTATCTTGTAATATTAGTGATAATAATAACATGTTAGTTCTCTTGTTGTATTTCAATGACAATCTACTCATTATGGCACCAACTGGCATCTGTTTTGCATTGCAAAATGCAAttataaaaatgcaattaaaagcACCATTGAAAGCACATGCCAAACACAAATAGCTTTTACAAGTGgttcttaatttaatttatttgaggTGAATGGAGGTTGGCTATGCTTATCCAATGCCCTCACTTGTGTTAACCAGGCAGTATTCAGGAAAACGCAACACTTCCACAGCGTTACTGAACACAAGTAACATCACAAGTGGGTATAGCGTCACTGGAAACAATGGTTCCCTTTTTCAGACCTGTTTCCCTGCGTTAAAAACGCTAGTAAAACACAGAAAATTGTATATGAGACCATATTCTCTTCTAAGGTAAAAGTAAAAGTATTTTCTGATAATACTGACATGTTAAAGACAATTTAGAAACAAGTCTTCTTGAAAACACTAGCcactttataaaatgttttaaaagacaATGCTAGTATGATACATTTAAATTgtactttttgaaaaaaaaatatgggtaATTGTCATAAAACTTTGCATCTATCGTATCTTGTTATTGGTAAAATGTTCGCATGTAAATCAACTGTGtaagaaaatgcaaaaaatagtTGGATACGCCAAACTGCAATCTGATTTCTTGTAAATGAGAAAGCTTGGTTTGTTTGCCGAATTGGCCAGTTATAGGGGAGGTAATACTGGGTCAGGACTGATGAGAATGGCATGATAATTGTACAAAGAGATCAAACATGCTTTACAGGAAATATATCTGTAGATCACTATTAACTGGACTTTCTTTTAGATATTAACACCTTTAAAATGGTACCAGTCCATGATGAAGCATCAGGTGAGATATTGCATTAAGGATTATGTAGGTATAGTtcttaatatcagagaaaaaaaaaatgtccaaataGACATGTGTAAATTGATATATAGCTCATATCTATAAAACCCAACTTCCCTCTCTTATATCatgtattgtgttttattttacatggtATGAAACACTCACAAAAGGGGAGGATACAATTCCTCGTGATATGCCACCAGACATCACAGCAATGTCCGGCTGCGCTTATTTACGTGGAATTACGGTACCCAAACATGGTGTGTTAGAAAAAATTGCCCCTGGCACTTCGTAGCACATcttggggaattgaattccctcaaaaattcaattatattttaaaattgcatggggggggggggtttattgaTTCAATCCAGTAATCAGGTGTGGGACAGTGATCAGGTGTGGGAGGGCTCTTCAGAAAAATATGCCAACGAGCAGTGAGTGATACCAATTTATTATAgtgtatagtttttattttataaacaaggAAAGGAACATCCTACATAATGTTTAAGTTATAGTTGTAAATGTCATTTCTGTTCATAAATCACCAAGCTAAGAAGGTGCCCATAGTGCGGACTAAAGAGCATTCCCCTGGGAAAGTTTAGTCACTGGTATAAGACATTATCTTTGGAGTGAAACAGACAAGCTTCaattttattaacagttattctATTTTTGTAGTATCCCTCTTATGGCTATGAGCCCATGTCTGGATGGCTGCAGAATCCAATGATTCCTTTGCCACCAATGATGCCCCAGCAACAGCTACCACATCCACACGCAATGCCAAAACTGCCACCACACCAACCTATACTTTTACCGCAACAGCCCATGGTTCCTGTACATCCCCATCATGCAACACTCCCCCTGTCTCCCCCACAAA is a genomic window of Mixophyes fleayi isolate aMixFle1 chromosome 2, aMixFle1.hap1, whole genome shotgun sequence containing:
- the AMELX gene encoding amelogenin, X isoform; amino-acid sequence: MKSWIMLTSLLGAAFCLPLPPHPQHPGYVNLSYEILTPLKWYQSMMKHQYPSYGYEPMSGWLQNPMIPLPPMMPQQQLPHPHAMPKLPPHQPILLPQQPMVPVHPHHATLPLSPPQTHQLNPSFWAKPESQYPTNIQPIEPPKPDVPNQPGQPLFPIQPQPPLVEERQHDPWQPASKTKQEELD